The Silene latifolia isolate original U9 population chromosome Y, ASM4854445v1, whole genome shotgun sequence sequence AGAGAAGGAGAAGGAAAATCAGGGTACAAATGTTGTGACTCAATTGGAGGAGGTTCTTCCAAATGTTGATTTTGGAGTAACACAGCCTGTTGAAGACAAAACAAATGAAGACGTTCATCATGATACAACATATCAGCATTGTGTTGAAAAAGAGGCCGAGAAAGAGAAGGCCAATGAGGTTCACGAAGTGGCGACTCAATTGGACGAGGCTGTTAATCAGTTCAATTCAGGAAAGGGAGTTGAAAAAGATGTTGTGATTGATAAGGAGCCTGTTGAAACAGAACTTGTGGTTGATGAAATGAATGACGATAGTAATGTGGTGACTAAATTAAAAGAAATTGTAACAAATGCTGGTTTTTATAGCAGGGAAGGGAAATATCAGTGAATATTTGTTGCACTCAGACAGAGTACCTGCTTCAGCCGATATGGTACCTCACAATTTGGGGTGTACTTTTCAATGTGGTTTGCCAGTCAAAGATGATATCCTTGTATCGGAATCGATGTTCAGAATCAGCAATTTATTTGAACCTGTCTTGAAGAATCGGAAGGACGTAATGGATTATTGCTTCCTTACGGACCATACATTCAGCCATTTGTAAGTCACTCTTTAAACAATTTTTTAAATGTAAGACATGACTTAACTTTCACCATATTAGTACTgtaaaaaaataactaatatgctAATATTTTTGCAAAATGGAATAGAGAAATTGTCTGCAACTTTGGATCTTTCCATTGTATACAAAGGGAAGATATTGAGTCCTTGTTGCCTAACACGAAGATAGAAGCAGTGGTAGTTGAAGCATGGGCAATATTGCTCAATGAGTTCCAAATTGCTCAAAAGGGAAACGACAAATTGACAAGAATTTTCTATGGCATTGCCCACTCGGTATGGAAACACACACacatttatcatcttttaaattAGGTATTGTAGAATGTGTTTTATGGAGACTAATAAGATGCCCTTATGAAGAACAGGGTGATATAGAAAAAATCTTAAAATTCGATGAAGATAATATTGATGAATTGGCAAAACTTAAGCAAACAGTATATGATACATGGGACATGTGGTCAGCTCTTTTTAAGGAGCCACTGAATTTGAATTCAGATATGGTGAGACATTTCTACTTTTATCAGTGATATTGTTATGTATTATGTATGATATTGTTAGCAGTTACTATTGATATTGTTCTTAAAAACAATTCTTAAAATCAACTGTGATATTGTGCATACTATTGTGTGATATTGTTACTTCTTAATTGTGATATTGTCtcccaaaaaaatgaaaatgaatcaCTTTTTTTTCCCTAATATTTGACAGTGATATTATTATGTACAATGGTTGACATTGTTTTATAGCTTCTTAAAAATAACAACAATCGATAGGGATTTAAAAGTCTGGTAACATTGATATTGTTTGGTACAGACTCTGATATTATTGGGTACACTGGTTGATATTATTTTACAACATACAAAAAAAACTTCAGAGGGACAAAAAATATTATTAAGAATGATATTGTCTACTATGTACTGTGATATTTTTATTCAgatttttgttaaattgtttCCTAATATTATTTTAATCTAAAGGTGTTCATACCTTTGGTCTACGAAGAGCACTACGTCTGTatctgtgttgatttgaagaggcAGAAAATGTTCTATTTGGACAACAGAGAGTATGATGAATTCCAAGACGAGGAGCACGTACACATGGCTCATATGGCTGTAAGTACAATATTGAAAACAAATAACTAATGGTATAATGGTTTTGTTCGATAAGCTTGAAATTGAAAATTTGTTTACATTAATCATATACAAGCGACTCTTTATGGTGACTACCTCAACAGGAAAGGTATTGAAAGTGGGCTAAAGGTGAAGGACTACGAAATGAATAATGTGAAGTTTCATTGGCAATCGAAAGAGTTGAACCTGGACTGTGGACTATTCATGATATTTCACatgatgttctttgttggtgagCCTTTTAATTGTGAACTAAGCGATGCAAACATGAGACAGTTATACAGGGGAGAGGTGGCAGCAACGCTCGTATTGAGTGATTTGAATAAAGATAGGAGTCAGGTCTAGAAGAGAGTTACGACCTTTACTGCCACAAAAGGTATACTATTAACTAAGTTGCTGGCAAAAAGACAAAGAGGGAAAAAACAAAGCAAGAGAGAAAAAGGTGGGAAAAACAAAGTTCAGACCCCGGTATcaaaaatgaaaggttatattTTTAAACACTGACTTctacattaaatttttttttattattataaatacaaaatatATATTAAATAATGTAATATAAAACGTTTCTAGCTACTGGAGAAGATGGTTCTGCCAGTGTCGTTGGTAGCGGTAAAAGGGGGAAATCCGATGGCCTTGGATGCACGTTGAATTGTGGTGTGGCTGATCCTAAATTTGAGTTCGTCTCAAGATTTATGAAGTTAAACAAGTCGCTGTGTGCAAACATGTTGACTACGAGGAAAGAAGTGATTGACTATCGCCTATTGACGACCCATTGTCAAAAATAAAAGGTTCTTTAAAACATATATTTTTCTGCAACTTTTTTTATTAATGGTCTGATAATATTTGCAATGATATCTAAGTTTGACAAAAGAATTACAAAAGGTGATATTGTTGCTAGTGTCATGTGATATTGTACGTTAATGGGTTTGATATTGTTTTAGAGTAGAAACTGGTATAAAAGCATGATATTGTATATAATCAAGTGTCACATAAAGAAAGATGTTGTTCTGATTTTTGTTCACttaattttgatattgttgtggTACATAGTGCGATATTGTTACATACACAGTATGATATTGTTAAATTGATTCTAAAAAATAAGTAGGGCTTTTAAATTTATAAATGTTGCCAGCGACAAGTGATATTGTTTTTAaatgattgtgatattgtttcaaagtaGACGCCTTTTAAATAACTGATATTTTTTAGTATTGGGATGATATTGTCTACAATCAAGTATGATGTTCTGATAGTGATTTAGAAGGGTACTGATATTATTTAGCGTGGACTGTGATATTATTTAGCGTGGACTGTGATATTTTTTATAAGGATCACCTTttaaatatgtgatattgtttaattttGATATTGGTTATCACTGTCACAGTTAATCTGACAATTTTTGAACATTGGTGTTAATGTTTTGAGCAGTGAGGTTGTTGCCAAGTTCAGTGATGATCAATACCTTGCAAGACAGGATATATTGTCGTTGCTTCCAAGTGTACATGTCAACAACAATGTGATTGAATGTTGGTCACTAATTCTGAATCACATTGAGCACACAGAACCCTGTGAAACAAGTTTATTGTTTTTTCGAATTCGACACATGGTAAGCTGACATTCTGTTTTGATTTATACATATTCACGCTTTGATTAAAAATAGCACTTATTTAAAATGTGATATTGTTGGGGtacatagtgtgatattattGCATACACAAATTGATATTGTTTAATTAATGCTGAAATTAGATAGGGATTTAAAATTGATAAATGTTGCCAGCGACAAGTGATATTGTTTTTAaatgattgtgatattgtttcaaagtaGACGCCTTTTAAATAACTGATATTTTTTAGTATTGCGATGATATTGTCTACAATCAAGTATAATGTTCTGATATTGGTCCACATCCATACTGATATTATTTACCATGGACTGTGATATTTTTTTAGTATgcactgtgatattgtttatcagGGTCACACTACAGGAACTGTGATATAGAAAACGTAAAAGTGATATTGTTTATACATATTCACGTTTTGATTAAAATGTCTTAAATATAAAGGATTTCTTAacttatatatatacatatatatacactaCAGGAATCAATAGTAGATGTTACTGAAGGCAAAGAAGTGAAGAGGGAAAAGATATTCGAAGAATGGGACAAATTCATAAGAAGAAACACAGTTCCATGTAACATGGAAGCAGATTTGGTTTTTATTCCGATGGTGTTGCAAGAACACTACTTCTGTGTTTGTGTAAATTTCAAAACCGAGACGATTGAAGTGTTAGACAATACAGAGTACGACAACTGGGAGCAGACTGAAATATACAAGGTCATGGATTCAAAGTGGTATGGTTTATTGAAATTCTTGCTAGTGACATGTCATACAATTGTCTGATATTGTGGCTAGGATAGGTTGAGTGTATACAAAAATGAATATGATTGTTTGACAAAATAATGACTAATAGTATAACTAATTATTGTAGgcctatcacatgagtgatttccTAGCGAGGAAAAATGTTGACAGAGCGCATAACGTAATAGATTTTGATGTTGTCAATACGAGTTTCAATTGGCAAAAGAAAGAAGCAAACAATACCAATCGGAAACTTCTTAATGATGCACATGATTCGCTATGAGGGGCGCTTGTTTGAAGTCGATTTGCGAAATGAAAGTGCATAGGCGCTACTATCAAGTTAGAAATAGCAATGATTACTTTTAGTTGACATAAATAACATGAGGACAAACGCTGATTGGGAAAGTTAAAGAATTTATAGCGGGAAAGGGAGAGCTTTTAAATAGATTGAAGGAAATGAGGAAGAATAACGAAGATGCAAAAGGCAAGGGCAATAAGGTAAAAGCCAAGGATAAGGTTGTTGAGAAGGACAATACTCGTGGAACAGAAAAAACAAAGGCGAAGGTCCGCCAAAAGAGAAGCCCAATGTTCAAACAAAAGCCAAGGAGGATGCTACTAGAATGCCAACAATTAACACAAATACCCATTCTTCGCAAATCTCCAATCGAAGGTAAAAACAAAAAACCCGACTTTTATATTTCGATATAGAATCATAGCATTACGTTTACGCTTTTATTTGCAAATGACACAAAGGTAAAAATTTCACATAGAACCATAACATGCCATTTCTGTTTTTATAGACTACCTGAATCCAAAGGAGATGGTGGAGATGATGCAGAAACAACCACAATCCAGTACAAACGACTGAAGACAACTGCAAATCCTAATAATAGAGGAAGAGGGAGAGGTAGAGGAAGAGGACAAAAGTAGGGCTAGGAATGTAATGCTGGTAGGACAAACAAGGGATATTGTTCCAGGAGTTGTGTGATATTGTTGTAGGTACAATGGTAGGAAATAGaacttttttttatcaactcttagtaaactgtgatattgtttcaggaGTTGGGTGATACTTTGCTTAAGTTGTTGTGATATTAGTTATCgcataataataacaatgatcaAGGTTCTTAAAATCTTTTTCTCTTTGATATTGTTTTGGTACTCAGTGTGATATTGTTCTGTAAACATGTTGATATTGTTGTATTTATTCTCTAAAATAAATCAGGGGGTAGGGTTTGAAAATTCTTTTTTAGTTGGATAAGTTGTGATATTATTAAGCAGACAAAATTGTGATATTATTGCACTCACTGGTTGATATTGTCTAGTATGTACTGTGATATATCAAGGGTTTGACAAAGTATAACTTCTTTTTGTTCAATTTCTGGAAAACTGTGATATTCTTTCAAGGGTTGTATGATATTATGTTTTAGTTGTTGTGATATTAATCCTCGTGAACAACAATGTGGCTAAGGATATAAAAATCCTTTTGTTGTTTGATATTGTTGGGGTACATACTGTGATATTTTTGAATACACGTGTTGACATTGTTTGGAAATTGTGATATTATTGCACTCAGTGGTTGATATTGTCTAGTATTTAATGTGATATTTCAATCATACTTTTGTAATATTGTTTCCTAAAAACATCCAATTGTAGTTGTAATATTTATGAATACTGGTGATATTATTTCACTTGAGATGTGATATTCCTTAGAAGTATTTTACAAtataatacaatataataaaatacgtTTACAAGCAATTgtaatgttgtgatattgtttaactaTTATGATGATATTGTTTTTGTGTATCAAGTGTGATAAACCTTCAAATGAGGTGGGATAGTATTTAATAATGGCAACAAAACGACATTAGTAATTATGCGGTTTTTATAACGTTGATACCCAAAATGGAAAGAATACAAAATTGATGCCATGTGGAATGACATACAAGAAAAAATTAAATAGTATAAACAATGAAAAGTCGATTCTGAAAAGTTGATGATGTTAAATAAACTTCCTCAGCATGCAGAAGCCCTTAATCACTATCAACAAGTGAAGAAATCTGCAAAATAAACAGACAAAAATGCAAAGGACATAACGTTAGTAAGAAGTTTGACAAAGTATAACTTCTTTTTGATAAATTCTTGTaaacttgtgatattgtttcaagggTTGTATGATATTATGTTTTAGTTGTTGTGATATTAATACTCAGGAACAACAACACTGGCTAAGGATTTAAAAAAACCTTTTGTTGTTTGATATTGTTGGGGTACATACTGTGATATTTTTGAATACACGTGTTGATATTGTTTGGTTGATTCTGAAAATAGATAGGGATTTAAAATTGATAAATATTGCCAGTGACAAGTGATATTGTTATTAaattattgtgatattgtttcaaagtaGAAACCTTTTAATATTGGGATGATATTGTCTACAATCAAGTGTATATTCTGATAGTGGGTAACAAGGTACTGATATTATTTACCATAGAATGTGATATTTTTTAGCGTGGACTCTGATATTGTTTATCAGGGTCACACTTCAGCAATTGTGGTATAGCAAACGTAAAACTGAAATAATAAAAGGTGTAAGACAAATTACTTACATCGAATTCATGATCAAACGAGTGTTGTGATGTATCAACAGCTGGATTAGGGCAATTCCGCTTATCATgatgtgccatttgtttacaatTATTGCAAAATCTTTTCGGCTTTTGTGCCTTTGCAACAGACTGATCTTTCTTGGGTTGCCAGTACCCTTGTTTTTTGATTGAACAGGAGGTAGTATACGGACCTCAGATGAAGACTTAACCCCAAGGAGCATCTCCAACTCTTGgtgtttagtcaatttttcaaagACACAGACTTGAAATTTTGTCTAAATGTCTTCAAAATGAAGTCGGtttatttatgtgattttcaggCAGAGATTTGAGCAGTGTTAATGTTGAGTAGAATTCAGACTGTGACAGTCGAAATCTTAAGCTTAGTGACATCCGACGAAGTAAAATCATCCAACAATTGACCGTGAGCATCATACAAGGGCATTTTTTAGTGTTCTTCGTCCACCTATCGAGGAGATACTTATCGGTATCTTTTGATCCCTTTACCTGATAAAATCTAGATGATGTGTTTACATATGTATCCCTTCCTCTCAAACAGCTTGCAAGAACATGTTGCATCAAATGTTGAAGGATTAAATGCGACAAACAGTAAGTCTTATTGAAGATAGAATCTTCAACTTCTAGGAACCTTGACGCCCTCCCTTGAAGAATCACCAAAGACTACATGAGTTTAGAGAATCAACGCACTGCTGTTGGAATTCATAAAAGAGAGCGTGCGTATAAACAGTCGATGCATGAACCTCAAGGctaagaagggttttggtttgagGTAGGGAGTGATCACTATCTCTGTCAAGAGATTTTTGGGTGTACCGTTGCTGATCCATATCACTTTGAAagcgcatccaaaactcaacaagtGTGCCATGAGGATTCTCAAACCGCTTAAAGAAGCTGTTTGCGCTCTCAGAGCGTTGCGTTGTTCTTAAAAGACAACCAAGAGGAATATCACGATAATACGCAGGAATCCAACGTTGCCGCTTGGAAAACAGATATTGCAACCATGAATTATCTTCCAATTGGAACTCACTGATCAACGAACACCACCTCTCTTCGAAGTCAGAAGGCTCTAACTCTGAATCCCAAACAACAGAATTCAGACGAGTGACGAAGTCAGTCTCTTTGGTCAATGTCGTGCctaccttttcaggtaatttCTTCATAATATGCCATATGCAATAGCGGTGGGCAGCAGTCATAAAAGCCGCAGGGACTGCAATTTTCATAGCAGGACATTGATCGGTAAAAAAGCAATGGGGTTCCTTCCCACCCATAGAATCTcagaattttgtgaaaatccatTTAAAATTCTGGTCATTCTCCCTAGACATAAGCGAAGCACCAAAAGTGACGGACTTCTTGTGATGATCAACACCAGTAAAGGGAGCAAAGATCATGTCGTACTTATTAGTTGAATAGGTTGGGTCAAAAGTCACCGCCTCACCGTATAAAGCGTAATTACGACGTGCTGCTGCATCAGCCCAAAATACACGAAACAAACACTTATTCTGATCAATATCATAGGCAAAATAAAAACCTTCCTGGGTTTCATGAAGGGTTTCCAACTGGTCTACAAACATTTGAGCATCCTTAAGACCTATAAAACACTTTATTTCCCTTCCAAAATTCTTAAACTCAGTTAAAGAAGCTCCAATATTTTCATAGCCATCAACATATTCCTTGACGGACCTAAAAGTAGAAGTTGGGCCAATATTGACCTTGCAATTATCAACGATGGTTTGTTTATGTTGCAAAGCAAGGTTTCTACATTTTTTCTGAAATTCTCTATACTTGAGTGGAGAAAGACGGTGGTTATGGGCAACATGAAACTGATCAACAACAAAgaatggcacttgaacttggtcAATTTCTTTAATAACAAATCTAAAGAAAATCCTAGCTTTACAACCAATCCTAGTAACCTTAGTCTTCTTCGGATTAGAGGCCTTGACCATTGGCTCCTCCTCTTCACCAGTAATGGGTAATATTGTCGGCTTAGAATCCCTAAATCCTTCCCGGTGACACACAATCAATTTTGTCCTAATATCTCCACTACTTCAAAACCTTTTCGTTGAAGATTTCCTTGGTTCAAAACCACATGCAATTGCATAAGTCTCATAAAACTGTATACCCTCGTCTAACGTAGCAAAAGTTTGTCCTATTGTAGGTGTAAATTCAGTTGCAATATTTCTGACCCACTCTTCAGAACCTCCAGGCGTCACCATCAAAGAAAGACGATTCCCGAAAGATGCACCTCATCAACGTCTATGCATTGTGGAGAAGGAACAGGTACCACAGGGACAACAAAAGTATTTTCTACAGCAAGAGAAGTTGAGTAAACAAATTATAACAAATATAACTAGATTATAACAAGACTATGATATTGTGAAGGAATGCATGTGATATTGTGGAACATAAAACGTGATACTGATGAATATAAAATAAATAGGCAACCGTATTGCAGCCTATGATACTGTGATGGAATACATGTGATATTCTGgagcataacatgtgatacaaATATAACAAATATAACTAGATCATAACAAACTATGATATTGTGAAGGAATGCATGTGATATTGTGCAACATAAAATGTGATACTGATGAATATAAAACAAATACGCAACCGTATTGCAGCCTATGATACTTTGAAGGAATACATATGATATTCTGgagcataacatgtgatacaaATGCACAGAAACTGATTACAAGTCATGTACTGCATCATATGATATTGTAAAGGACTCAATGTGATATTCTGAAGCATAACGCGTGATACTAATGCACAGAGTAATGACCAAAGAATGTACTGCACCTTTGATACTCAGAAAGAATTCAATGTGATATTCTAaagcataacatgtgatactaaTGCACAAAAAGTAGTTGCGAGTCATGTACTAAAGCCTATGATACTGTAAAGGACTCAATGTGATATTGTATAAGGGAAACTGATTCTAATGAGCAGTAATCAGGCAAACAAAAACTACAAAATGTGATACTTTTCAGAATTAATTATGATATCTGTCTCAATAAAAAGTGATACAAAAGGAAACTCATTAAATAACGATTTAAACTTGAAGTAAACACAAGCAGTGaatgcaaaataaacttgatgataAACAAAACAGACAATGAGTACATTATTTGTTATACGTCAATTAGAAGATGAAAAAAACAGAGATTAAATTTTAACGCAACAAAAATAGCAAAAACTACATGTTGAAGAAAGTATATAACCAGTACATGATTTTAATACATAAAATAGCACGAATTGATGAATCCGTGACTGATGTTGATGAATTATAACATCAATTATAACAAAAAAACCAGTAATTACACAACGAATTCAGTCGAAGATACAATAACAATTAAACATCGTGCAATAAAACAGGAAAACAGAATGaaaaaattaaaacataaaaataaagaagCAGAAAACGATGAATTACCCGACATTAAATATGTTAAAACGAGGAAAAATAGATGAAGACGAATGATGAAGAAAAAGTGAAGGAGAATAAGCAATCGAGACGAATTTTGAAGAAATCGAAAATCAATCACGGATGATGATGAACACATGTGAAGATGACAAATGAGAGCGAAGAAGACAACTACGCGCGAAAAATTGACGGCGTGAGAATGAAGAGTGTGATTGCggaagagagagagaagagagagaaagtaaatGAATTCAAATGGTGAGTTTGAGCTGATAATAGGGTTTATATAACAACTTTAGGAAATTACGAAAATACCCTTACTAATAGCTTGATATAAAGCAAGATTGTTATGACTCATGTGTGATATTGtcgatggactcatggactcaaataattaggtaggactcatgtgatcctaattatatatatatatatatatatatatatatatatatatatatatatatatatatatatatatatagccaagttcaaatgagtccactcAAATATATGAGTCCCTAATTAAGTCCTTTTTTTGGCCATTGAATTAGGTGAAACCAAGGGTTGAGATTTGTTTGAGTTTTacgtaaaaacaaaaaaaaagaaatcaactAATAATCATAATCAATACACTTTTTATTCTCCCAACACTGATCACCTCGTATTCATTAGCACAACTGTAATATCCCTTTCACGTTCAATTGTATCCTTCTCTCTAACCCTTTCTTCTTCCTCATATTACTCCCTAAAAAATTAATCTTCATACTGGTTTAATAACATCCTTTCATCCTTTAGTTAGTTCTTTAATATTTACTTAAATTTTCGACCATATTCATCCTCTATTTAGTTCATCACTTATATTTCATGGGTGATATGGAGATTGTGGCTTATGAGGCTGTTTAGAATGGTAAGATAAGTACTTGTAATTTAATTGTTCTATAGAGATATTTAACTAGTTATCATTGTTAAATGTCTGTATAGTTAGAAAAGGAATTGTGTTTATATGAGTAGTAATATTTGCACGGTGTGAAATTTATCTTTATATTTTTTTATGGGGGTGGAAGATGAACATGAGGTGTTTGTATGTAGACATATTAGAAGAGGCAGAGAAAAGGAGGTAAGCGAAAAAAAGGTTACATAACTTTTTTTTTAGACGATGGAGGTAAGGGAGACGAGTAGTCGTTTGCTTTAGTTTTTGGTTTAGGGTTGGTGACAACTTTTGGCGTTATTAAAGTTTCAGTTGTTGTACATTAGGGTTTTTTTAGCAGATTTTTGGTACTGATATGTTTGTACGTTGGTTTAGTTTCCTTTGAttaatgttttttattttttattttgtactgaacttttttttttttgattatttTGTGTCGTCAGTTACAGCTGATGTAGATGATGAAACAATTCCACTGGTGTCAGAGGAAGACTTTTGTAAGCAGTTGGAGGACGTATTTACTCCATACATTGGGATGGAGTTTGGGGATATTGAGGAAGCTATAACATTTTATAAGGTGTACGCACTTGGGGTTGGGTTCGATGTGAGAAAATACacaactaaaaagtggcgtgacGGTACTATAAAATCAAAATTATTGGATTGTAATAGGGGGGTTTACAAAATCAAGTAACGAAAGTCCGGGTAAGGAAGAAGATGGAAGTAAGCAGGAGAGAAGAAATAAGCTTAAGAGGATTGGTTGTAAAGCTCGGATGAGGTTATTTTCGAAGAATGGTGTGCTTTTAGTGGACCGGTTTCATGAAGaacataatcacgagcttgttgTTGTCAAAGATAGGGAGTTTCAAAAATTATCCAAAAACATTTCCAAGTATCACATGGGACTAATTGTCTCAAATTCAAGGGTTAGTAACTTAAAGTTTTAAAATTTACGTTTAAAGTTTCACAATGTACTTTTAAAGTTTCAATAGTGAGTGTGTGTTATGGTGTcatagtttttatgttgtaagTTGTTGATGTTTTAATTTTTGTATATTACAATTTCGTAGTTCACGCATAAAGTTCCATTACTGAAATATGTAGTTGAATTTCCGGAAATAGATTTAATGTTTCATAAAATGTGAATTAGACTTTCAAAATTGCCTTTAAAAGTTTCAGTGCTATATGTGACAGTTTGCAGACATGAACTGTGTTGAATTTGCAAAATTTGTCGTTAAAATTTTAAAGTTAACCTTTAAAGTTTTAGTGCTCAGTTCAAATGTTAAAAGTCAGGAAAGATAATGTTGTAATTTTTTTTCCATGACCTGAGTTAAAGTTTCTTAAAAGAGTGTTGAATTTTTGAATGGAACGTTAAAGTTTCATTGATGATTCGTTTGTGAGAATGAATTTAATCGAAAGGGTTAAAGTTTGTACAACTGATAGGTAGAAATTAGTAGTAGACGTTTGAATGTTCGAGTGTGAATTTAATTTCTTCGACGTTGGTTTGTTAATTCATTGCAAATTGAATATTGAGCAACAAGGACTTACAGAATGTGTAAGTAGGTTGTTAACGGGTTCCACAATATAGGGGCTAGTTTGAACGacttcaaaaaatttcaaagagacatAAAGTGTTTTATTCATGAAAGGGACGGACAACTTTTCATTGATCACTTCAAGAGCATGGCAGAGACTCGGCCAGACTTCTACTTCGACTATGATGTTGACGTAGATGGTAGCCTACGACGCGCAATTTGGGCGGATGGCATTGGTAGGAGGAACTACTCTGTCTTTGGAGATGCCATTTCGTACGACCCTACTTAATCCACTAACAAGTACAAGATGGTTTTCACTCCCTTCACAGGGATTGACAACCATAAACGATCAATAACTTTCTGTTGTGCCCTTATAGCGAAAGAAACTACGGAATCGTTTAATTGGTTGTTCGAGAGGTTTTTGATTGCTATGGGGGAAAGGAACCGTAGTACATAATAACGTATCAAGATCCCGGAATAATTGCGTCGATGCGAAAAATTCAAGACAAAGACGGACCGGTTCTACATGTGGCACATTATGAATAAGGTTCCCTGTAAGTATGGTAGCAAAAGGAAAGATTACCAGGTATTTCTAAAAAAGTTAAATGCTATTGTATGGGGCGAGGAACTTGAAGCAGAGGAGTTCGACAATAGATGGTCAGCAATAATGGAGGAACACGTACCCGCTGACATTGAATGGTTTACGGACTGCTATGATATAAGGAGGTAGTGGGTGATGGCGCACTGTAAGGACTTGAGAATGGGTGGTATTATGAGGACGACACAGCGGTCGGAAAGTGAAAACAGTTTTTTCAAGAGGTTTGAGGCGAGAAATGGTACtcttgttgagttttggatgcgctTTGAAAGTGCTTTGGACCAACAAAGACACAACCAGAAGAGACTTGATAACGAAAACCGTTATTCAAACCCAAAGTTATGCAGTAAGTTGGCAATAGAGAGTGATGGTGCGAAGATTTACACACATGATATTTTCGAGGAGTTTCAAGAGGAGTTAAAGAATGCAATTGGTGGATTTAGTTGCAAGGGTTTCTTAGAGTCGAACAACTTAGAGGTTACTACCTTGAAGGATTCATTGGGAGGCCGTAATTTTGATGTTCAGTATAACCCAGGTATGAGTAATTTAGTACGTTGTTGATTTATTACTTGTTAAGAGGTGTTTTA is a genomic window containing:
- the LOC141628116 gene encoding protein FAR-RED IMPAIRED RESPONSE 1-like, with translation MGGKEPHCFFTDQCPAMKIAVPAAFMTAAHRYCIWHIMKKLPEKVGTTLTKETDFVTRLNSVVWDSELEPSDFEERWCSLISEFQLEDNSWLQYLFSKRQRWIPAYYRDIPLGCLLRTTQRSESANSFFKRFENPHGTLVEFWMRFQSDMDQQRYTQKSLDRDSDHSLPQTKTLLSLEVHASTVYTHALFYEFQQQCVDSLNSCSLW
- the LOC141628117 gene encoding protein FAR1-RELATED SEQUENCE 5-like, yielding MVKASNPKKTKVTRIGCKARIFFRFVIKEIDQVQVPFFVVDQFHVAHNHRLSPLKYREFQKKCRNLALQHKQTIVDNCKVNIGPTSTFRSVKEYVDGYENIGASLTEFKNFGREIKCFIGLKDAQMFVDQLETLHETQEGFYFAYDIDQNKCLFRVFWADAAARRNYALYGEAVTFDPTYSTNKYDMIFAPFTGVDHHKKSVTFGASLMSRENDQNFKWIFTKF